The proteins below come from a single Gemmatimonadota bacterium genomic window:
- a CDS encoding S46 family peptidase: MPALRVLSRSATTAALFLLLGCASRGGSPEGAPAPAAAAPANAMSPLEPPPGALRTADRVQLTGLELGTMWTFENPPLEYWKTRYGFEPTAEWLEHVRLASVRYGEICSASFVSPNGLVMTNHHCARDCVEAVSTDTRDYVIEGFYAATRNDELLCPDLFLDQLVSIEDVTERVQAAAPAGAAERAIAEAQEAEQQEIVQECEAASGLQCQVVSLFHGGQYRLYRYQRYAPVKLVFAPELQAGFFGGDPDNFTYPRYDLDVAFVRAYQSDGKAPLGTPQYFRWDADGAAEEELVFITGNPGGTSRQATVAQLMYERSYRHRFIVRLRQEQRDFLRGVAARGPEAERQVRDQLFNIENSLKAYTGQLAGLNDTLLLGRKLRWEREFRQKVEAYAKLRESYGDIWDRIARIQAEKLTV; this comes from the coding sequence ATGCCTGCCCTGCGCGTCCTTTCCCGATCAGCGACCACGGCCGCTCTTTTCCTGCTGCTCGGCTGCGCGTCGCGCGGCGGGTCACCCGAGGGAGCACCCGCGCCCGCCGCAGCCGCACCAGCGAATGCCATGTCGCCGCTCGAGCCCCCGCCCGGTGCGCTGCGGACGGCGGACCGCGTGCAGCTCACCGGCCTCGAGCTGGGGACCATGTGGACCTTCGAGAACCCGCCGCTCGAATACTGGAAGACGCGTTACGGCTTCGAGCCGACGGCTGAGTGGCTCGAGCATGTACGGCTCGCCTCCGTCCGCTACGGCGAGATCTGCTCGGCTTCCTTCGTGTCGCCGAACGGGCTGGTCATGACCAACCACCACTGTGCCCGCGATTGTGTGGAGGCCGTCTCGACGGACACGCGGGACTATGTGATCGAGGGCTTCTACGCCGCCACGCGGAATGACGAGTTGCTCTGCCCCGACCTGTTCCTCGACCAACTGGTCTCGATCGAGGACGTGACCGAGCGGGTGCAGGCGGCGGCGCCGGCGGGCGCGGCCGAGCGAGCCATTGCCGAGGCGCAGGAGGCGGAGCAGCAGGAGATCGTGCAGGAGTGCGAGGCCGCGTCCGGCCTGCAGTGCCAGGTGGTTTCGCTGTTCCATGGCGGGCAGTACAGGCTCTACCGCTATCAACGCTATGCGCCGGTCAAGCTGGTGTTCGCGCCCGAGCTGCAGGCCGGCTTCTTTGGCGGGGATCCGGACAACTTCACCTATCCTCGCTACGACCTGGACGTGGCGTTCGTGCGTGCGTACCAGTCGGACGGCAAGGCACCACTCGGCACGCCGCAGTATTTCCGCTGGGACGCGGACGGCGCGGCCGAGGAGGAGCTGGTCTTCATCACCGGCAATCCGGGCGGGACGAGCCGGCAGGCGACAGTGGCCCAGCTCATGTACGAGCGGAGCTACCGCCACCGCTTTATCGTGCGGCTGCGGCAGGAGCAGCGGGATTTCCTGAGGGGCGTGGCCGCGCGTGGTCCGGAGGCCGAGCGCCAGGTGCGGGATCAGCTTTTCAACATTGAGAACAGCCTCAAGGCCTACACGGGTCAGTTGGCGGGGCTGAACGACACCCTGCTCCTGGGCCGGAAGCTCCGGTGGGAGCGCGAGTTCCGGCAGAAGGTCGAGGCGTACGCGAAGCTGCGCGAGAGTTACGGTGACATCTGGGATCGCATTGCCCGGATCCAGGCCGAGAAGCTGACGGT